A window of the Brassica napus cultivar Da-Ae chromosome C5, Da-Ae, whole genome shotgun sequence genome harbors these coding sequences:
- the LOC106410591 gene encoding patellin-4, translated as MTAEVKKEEKQVESEVVIASVEEEKDEAKPKGVEKISSFKEESDFFSDLKESEKKALSDLKTKLEEVIIENTLFKKKKESPVKVEKKKKEPEAAATEEEAKAETSEPAVVAEDSPKEEAKTDADVTQVAKAETIEKESPEEEVKAEAVVEEEVKAENVEEEEKKTEAVVTEEAKAESVEQEEEDESVDNDIELWGVPLLPSKGAEATDVILLKFLRARDFKVNEAFEMLKKTLKWRKEHKIDSILGEDFWEDLASAAYMNGLDLESRPVCYNIYSVFDNEELYQRIFGSEQSRENLLRWRFQLMEKGIQKLVLKPGGVTSLLQIHDLKNCPGLFKKELWVAIKNAIVALQDNYPELVSRNVFINVPFWFYAGSTLLSPFLTQRTKSKFVVTRPAYVTETLLKYISADEIPVQYGGFKGDDDTELFSNEAVSEVVVKPGSSETIEIPAPESEGTLVWDIVVLGWEVSYKEEFVPTNEGAYTIIVQKGKKIGSNEGPLRNSFKNSESGKIVLTVDNVSSKKKKRVLYRYKTKTESSC; from the exons ATGACTGCTGAAGTTAAAAAAGAGGAGAAACAAGTAGAGTCTGAGGTTGTTATTGCCTCAGTggaggaagagaaagatgagGCCAAGCCTAAGGGTGTGGAGAAGATCTCCTCTTTCAAGGAAGAGAGCGATTTCTTCTCTGATTTGAAAGAGTCTGAGAAAAAGGCTCTGAGCGATCTCAAGACAAAGCTTGAGGAAGTTATTATTGAAAACactctcttcaagaagaagaaagaaagtccTGTCaaggtggagaagaagaagaaggaaccaGAGGCTGCTGCTACCGAAGAAGAAGCCAAAGCTGAGACTAGTGAACCAGCGGTTGTTGCTGAGGACAGCCCCAAGGAAGAAGCCAAGACTGATGCTGATGTGACCCAAGTGGCCAAAGCTGAGACCATTGAGAAGGAAAGCCCTGAAGAAGAAGTAAAGGCTGAGGCTGTTGTTGAGGAGGAAGTGAAAGCTGAgaatgtagaagaagaagagaagaaaaccgAGGCTGTTGTTACAGAAGAAGCCAAAGCTGAGAGTGTGGAgcaggaggaagaagatgagagtGTGGATAACGATATCGAGCTATGGGGAGTGCCACTGCTTCCAAGCAAAGGTGCTGAAGCCACCGATGTAATCCTCTTGAAGTTCTTGAGAGCAAGAGACTTCAAAGTCAACGAAGCCTTTGAGATGCTCAAGAAAACCCTCAAGTGGAGAAAGGAACACAAGATTGATTCAATCCTTGGAGAAGACTTTTGGGAGGATCTCGCCTCTGCAGCTTACATGAACGGTCTTGACCTCGAATCACGCCCTGTCTGTTACAACATCTACAGCGTTTTCGATAACGAGGAGCTTTACCAGAGGATATTTGGGTCAGAGCAGAGCAGAGAGAATCTATTGAGATGGAGGTTTCAGCTGATGGAGAAGGGAATCCAGAAGCTTGTTCTGAAACCAGGAGGTGTTACTTCTCTTCTCCAGATCCATGATCTCAAAAACTGTCCTGGATTGTTTAAAAAAGAGCTCTGGGTCGCAATCAAGAACGCAATAGTAGCTTTGCAGGACAATTACCCGGAACTCGTCTCCAGAAAC GTGTTCATAAATGTTCCCTTCTGGTTCTACGCTGGTAGCACTCTCCTGTCTCCATTCTTAACACAACGAACAAAGAGCAAGTTTGTTGTGACTCGTCCCGCTTATGTCACAGAGACTCTTCTCAA GTACATTTCAGCAGATGAGATCCCGGTTCAGTACGGTGGTTTCAAAGGAGATGATGATACCGAATTATTCTCCAACGAAGCTGTATCTGAAGTTGTTGTTAAGCCTGGATCATCTGAAACCATAGAGATCCCAGCTCCTGAG TCTGAAGGTACATTGGTTTGGGACATTGTGGTTTTGGGGTGGGAAGTGAGTTACAAGGAAGAGTTTGTGCCAACAAATGAAGGAGCTTACACCATTATTGTGCAAAAGGGGAAGAAGATTGGATCAAACGAAGGACCGTTGAGGAACAGTTTCAAGAACAGTGAGTCTGGTAAGATTGTTCTGACCGTTGACAATGTCtcgagcaagaagaagaagagagttctgTACAGGTACAAGACCAAGACGGAATCCTCTTGCTGA
- the LOC106407414 gene encoding berberine bridge enzyme-like 8: protein MKRSRTTLLALIFFIVTIWESNSSLANSETFTQCLTSKSDPKHPISSAVIFSGNSSYSSVLEAYIRNLRFNTSTTPKPFLIIAATHESHVQAAVTCGRRHHLQMKIRSGGHDYDGLSYVTYSGKPFFVLDMFNLRSVNVDLASKTAWVRSGAILGEVYYYIWEKSKTLAYPAGICPTVGVGGHISGGGYGNIMRKYGLTVDNTIDARMVDVNGNILDRKMMGEDLYWAINGGGGGSFGVVLAYKINLVEVPENVTVFRVSRTLEQNATEIVHQWQQVASVLPDELFIRVVIDVVNGTLSSQKTVRASFVGMFLGDATTLLSILNRRLPELGLVRSDCTETSWIQSVLFWTNIRVGTPETVLLQRNQTVNYLKRKSDYVREPISRTGLESIWKKMIELEIPTMAFNPYGGMMGRVPSTATPFPYRAGNLWKIQYGANWREDRLTNRYMELTRELYRFMTPFVSKNPRQSYFNYRDVDLGINSHDGVVRSYVEGERYGKKYFNGNFERLVKIKTRVDSGNFFRNEQSIPVKP from the exons ATGAAACGTTCAAGAACAACGTTGCTCGCTTTGATCTTCTTCATTGTCACCATATGGGAATCAAACTCATCATTAGCAAATTCGGAGACTTTCACACAATGCCTAACGTCAAAATCCGACCCCAAACATCCCATCTCCTCTGCCGTGATCTTCTCCGGAAACAGCTCCTACTCCTCAGTACTAGAAGCCTACATCCGTAATCTACGGTTCAACACCTCCACAACCCCAAAACCCTTCCTAATAATCGCCGCAACACACGAATCACACGTTCAAGCCGCAGTTACTTGTGGCCGACGTCACCACCTTCAGATGAAAATCAGAAGCGGTGGCCACGACTACGACGGCTTGTCATACGTGACATACTCTGGGAAGCCGTTCTTTGTCCTCGATATGTTTAATCTCAGGTCGGTTAATGTTGACCTAGCCAGTAAAACCGCGTGGGTCCGAAGCGGTGCCATTCTCGGAGAAGTTTATTACTATATATGGGAGAAAAGCAAAACCCTAGCTTATCCGGCAGGGATTTGTCCGACGGTTGGTGTTGGTGGCCATATTAGCGGCGGAGGGTACGGAAACATAATGAGGAAGTACGGTCTCACCGTTGATAATACTATCGATGCAAGAATGGTCGACGTCAATG gaaatattttggatagaaaAATGATGGGAGAGGATCTCTACTGGGCAATcaacggaggaggaggaggaagcttCGGCGTCGTTTTGGCCTACAAAATAAACCTCGTCGAAGTCCCTGAAAACGTCACCGTTTTTAGAGTCTCCCGGACGTTGGAACAAAACGCGACGGAGATCGTTCACCAGTGGCAACAAGTCGCTTCAGTGCTTCCCGACGAGCTCTTCATAAGAGTCGTCATTGACGTAGTAAACGGTACCCTTTCTTCTCAAAAGACCGTTAGGGCATCTTTCGTAGGTATGTTCCTCGGAGACGCAACGACGCTTCTGTCTATATTAAACCGGAGATTACCAGAACTAGGTCTGGTCCGATCAGATTGTACCGAAACGAGCTGGATTCAATCAGTGCTTTTCTGGACGAATATCCGTGTTGGTACGCCGGAGACAGTTCTCCTCCAGAGGAACCAAACCGTTAATTATCTCAAGAGGAAGTCCGATTACGTCCGCGAACCGATTTCAAGAACCGGTTTAGAATCTATATGGAAGAAGATGATCGAGCTTGAAATCCCAACGATGGCTTTCAATCCATACGGCGGCATGATGGGGAGGGTTCCGTCCACGGCTACTCCGTTCCCATACAGAGCAGGGAACCTCTGGAAGATTCAGTACGGTGCGAACTGGAGAGAAGATAGGTTGACGAACCGGTATATGGAGCTGACTAGGGAGCTGTACCGGTTCATGACTCCTTTTGTTTCCAAGAATCCGAGACAGTCGTATTTTAACTATCGGGATGTTGACTTGGGGATTAATTCTCACGACGGAGTTGTCCGGAGCTACGTGGAAGGTGAACGTTACGGGAAGAAATATTTCAACGGAAATTTCGAGAGGTTGGTGAAGATTAAGACGAGAGTTGATAGTGGGAACTTCTTCAGGAACGAACAGAGTATTCCTGTGAAACCAtag